One genomic segment of Methanothermobacter wolfeii includes these proteins:
- a CDS encoding 50S ribosomal protein L13, translated as MIINGEGHILGRLASVVSQKLLEGEEVVVLNAEKIIITGSKEWAYRKYKQRIDRASISNPRRMGPKYPRRPDDIFRRTVRGMLPYRKTKGREAFKGLKAYVGVPREFQDEELAEIPDAKAGNVKKGMELGEISKLLGAKF; from the coding sequence ATGATTATCAATGGAGAAGGACATATCCTTGGAAGACTGGCAAGCGTGGTCAGCCAGAAACTCCTCGAGGGAGAGGAAGTGGTTGTCTTAAACGCAGAGAAGATCATAATAACCGGTTCAAAGGAATGGGCATACAGGAAGTACAAACAGAGGATCGACAGGGCAAGCATATCCAACCCCCGAAGGATGGGGCCCAAGTACCCCCGACGACCGGATGACATATTCAGGAGAACGGTAAGGGGAATGCTACCCTACAGGAAAACAAAGGGGAGAGAAGCCTTCAAGGGTCTGAAGGCATACGTCGGTGTACCCAGGGAATTCCAGGATGAAGAACTTGCAGAGATACCTGATGCAAAGGCAGGTAACGTTAAGAAGGGAATGGAACTCGGAGAGATCTCAAAGCTCCTGGGCGCAAAATTCTAG
- the rpsE gene encoding 30S ribosomal protein S5 gives MNFNMEEWEPRTNLGRLVKEGVITSIDEIFEEGHPIMELEIIDALLPDLEEEVIDVNLVQRMHKSGRKVNFRVIVAVGNKDGYVGLGQGKAREVGPAIRKAVDDAKFNIIKVRRGCGDWGCVCGREHTVPFKVSGKSGSVRVTLIPAPGGVGLAIGDVGKTIMRLAGIDDVWSHTRGQTQTTVNFARATFDALKQLSKVKASEKDLKNLGVCST, from the coding sequence ATGAACTTCAACATGGAGGAATGGGAGCCAAGGACCAACCTGGGACGCCTTGTCAAGGAGGGTGTCATAACGAGCATCGATGAGATCTTTGAAGAGGGACACCCTATAATGGAACTCGAAATAATTGACGCCCTGCTTCCTGACCTTGAAGAGGAAGTGATTGATGTTAACCTTGTCCAGAGGATGCACAAATCAGGAAGGAAGGTTAACTTCAGGGTCATAGTTGCAGTGGGTAACAAGGACGGATACGTTGGACTTGGCCAGGGTAAGGCAAGAGAGGTCGGACCTGCAATCAGAAAGGCAGTTGACGATGCAAAATTCAATATAATAAAGGTAAGGAGGGGCTGCGGTGACTGGGGCTGTGTCTGCGGAAGGGAACACACGGTACCCTTCAAGGTCTCAGGTAAGAGCGGAAGCGTCCGCGTAACCCTCATACCGGCACCCGGTGGTGTTGGACTGGCCATCGGTGACGTGGGCAAAACCATAATGAGGCTTGCAGGCATAGACGATGTATGGTCACACACCCGTGGACAGACACAGACAACGGTTAACTTTGCCAGGGCAACCTTCGACGCCCTTAAACAGCTGAGTAAAGTAAAGGCAAGCGAAAAGGACCTTAAAAACCTTGGTGTTTGCAGTACCTGA
- the rpmD gene encoding 50S ribosomal protein L30 — protein sequence MFAVVRVRGSAGVRRDIADTMEMLRLNRINHAVLVEETPSYLGMLQKAKDYITWGEIDQETLKAMIMKRGRIIGGDKITDDYIKEKTDYDSVEEFAEAVFQGDVKLEDAGIKPVFRLHPPRKGYEAIKKAFNEGGSLGYRGEEINNLLKRMI from the coding sequence ATGTTCGCAGTAGTAAGGGTAAGGGGATCAGCAGGCGTCCGAAGGGACATAGCTGATACCATGGAAATGTTAAGGCTCAACAGGATCAACCACGCCGTCTTGGTTGAGGAAACACCCAGCTACCTTGGCATGCTCCAGAAGGCCAAGGACTACATAACATGGGGTGAAATCGACCAGGAAACCCTCAAGGCAATGATAATGAAAAGGGGAAGAATCATCGGCGGAGATAAAATAACCGACGACTACATAAAGGAAAAGACAGACTACGATTCCGTGGAGGAATTCGCGGAAGCAGTCTTCCAGGGCGATGTTAAACTGGAAGACGCAGGTATAAAGCCTGTATTCAGACTGCACCCCCCAAGGAAGGGTTATGAAGCAATAAAGAAGGCCTTCAATGAGGGTGGAAGTCTGGGTTACCGTGGTGAAGAGATAAACAACCTTTTAAAAAGGATGATCTAA
- the secY gene encoding preprotein translocase subunit SecY produces the protein MKQLKEKFDPIFSLIPQVKSPGYRVPFREKLKWTGVILILYFFLAQIPLYGLSPGAVDQFAQLRAVLAGNFGSILTLGIGPIVSASIILQLLVGGNILKLDLSKHEDKAFFQGLQKLLAIVFTFFEALIFVVTGSLAPAAPAFTWILILQLTIGGILIIFLDEVVSKWGFGSGVGLFIAAGVSQEIIVGAFNPLSSPVQPGVPAGRIPGLIYLLTTGQAPDLQYYVLPVVALIAVFLVVVYAESMRVEIPITMGGGKRLTRGAVGKYPLRFVYASNMPVILTSALLLNVQLMANVFQKLGYPILGTVVNGQPVNGLAYLLTAPRSFDAIILDPFRVIFYAVVFIGLCVLFAWLWVEISNIGSKDVAKQLYQMGMQIPGFRSSRGHFERILKRYIPAITILGGAFVGLLAFVADLTGALGGGTGVLLTVGIVYRLYEEIAQEQLMDMHPVLRSFLGD, from the coding sequence GTGAAGCAGTTGAAGGAAAAATTTGACCCCATATTCTCATTAATACCACAGGTCAAGTCACCGGGCTACAGGGTTCCCTTCAGGGAGAAACTCAAATGGACAGGAGTAATACTCATCCTCTACTTCTTCCTGGCCCAGATACCACTCTACGGGCTGAGCCCAGGGGCTGTTGACCAGTTCGCCCAGCTGAGGGCGGTGCTTGCAGGGAACTTCGGTTCAATACTGACCCTTGGTATAGGACCCATCGTTTCAGCATCCATTATCCTCCAGCTCCTGGTTGGTGGTAATATCCTTAAACTGGATCTTTCGAAACATGAGGATAAGGCCTTTTTCCAGGGACTGCAGAAACTCCTTGCCATTGTCTTCACCTTCTTCGAGGCACTGATCTTTGTGGTGACGGGTTCACTTGCACCGGCAGCCCCTGCATTCACCTGGATCCTGATACTACAGCTCACCATTGGAGGAATACTCATAATATTCCTTGATGAGGTGGTGTCCAAGTGGGGCTTCGGTAGTGGTGTGGGACTCTTCATCGCAGCGGGGGTGTCTCAGGAGATCATAGTCGGTGCCTTCAACCCGCTTTCTTCACCGGTTCAGCCAGGAGTGCCTGCAGGTAGGATACCTGGTTTGATATATCTTCTGACAACAGGACAGGCCCCTGACCTCCAGTACTATGTGCTCCCTGTGGTTGCACTTATTGCAGTCTTCCTTGTGGTTGTCTATGCAGAGAGTATGCGCGTCGAGATACCCATCACTATGGGAGGGGGTAAGAGGCTCACAAGGGGTGCTGTTGGTAAGTACCCCCTGAGGTTCGTGTATGCAAGTAACATGCCGGTTATCCTCACAAGCGCCCTGCTACTCAACGTCCAGTTAATGGCGAACGTATTCCAGAAACTGGGGTACCCCATACTGGGAACCGTGGTTAATGGGCAGCCAGTAAATGGCCTCGCATACCTGCTTACGGCACCAAGGTCCTTCGATGCAATAATCCTCGACCCCTTCAGGGTTATATTCTATGCTGTCGTGTTCATAGGGCTCTGCGTATTGTTCGCATGGCTCTGGGTTGAGATAAGTAATATAGGATCCAAGGATGTTGCAAAACAGCTCTACCAGATGGGTATGCAGATACCTGGCTTCAGGAGCAGCAGGGGACACTTTGAAAGGATACTCAAACGTTACATACCTGCAATAACCATCCTTGGAGGGGCCTTCGTGGGGCTTCTTGCATTTGTGGCTGATCTCACAGGTGCCCTGGGTGGAGGAACAGGGGTACTTCTAACCGTGGGTATAGTTTACAGGCTCTATGAGGAGATAGCCCAGGAACAGCTCATGGACATGCATCCAGTACTTAGAAGCTTCCTGGGCGACTGA
- a CDS encoding EMC3/TMCO1 family protein, whose amino-acid sequence MVLEVVYGALNAVFGPFIAMDPNPQNPIFTVFLISTIVAFVITLANKLLVDQERLESLKAEMQEFQQEMMEARKKNDVQALEEIQKKQMEFMDKQREMMTMSFKPMIVTFLPIILVFYWMGQEPHIVNTLVILPQVAYYVLLVPLWHMFYGMPPNAPAYAIGWLGWYILCSFAMSQIFRKFMGLKGM is encoded by the coding sequence ATGGTACTCGAGGTTGTATATGGGGCGCTGAACGCTGTATTCGGACCCTTCATCGCAATGGACCCGAACCCCCAGAACCCCATATTCACGGTTTTCCTGATATCCACCATTGTGGCCTTTGTCATAACACTGGCCAACAAACTCCTGGTGGATCAGGAGAGACTGGAATCCCTGAAGGCTGAGATGCAGGAATTCCAGCAGGAAATGATGGAGGCAAGGAAGAAGAATGACGTCCAGGCGCTGGAGGAGATCCAGAAGAAACAGATGGAGTTTATGGATAAGCAGCGCGAAATGATGACAATGTCATTCAAACCCATGATCGTCACCTTCCTTCCCATAATCCTTGTCTTCTACTGGATGGGGCAGGAGCCCCATATAGTGAATACCCTGGTGATACTGCCCCAGGTGGCATACTATGTGCTCCTTGTCCCACTGTGGCACATGTTCTATGGCATGCCACCAAACGCACCGGCTTATGCCATCGGCTGGCTGGGATGGTACATATTATGCTCCTTTGCAATGTCCCAGATCTTCAGAAAATTCATGGGACTTAAAGGAATGTAA
- a CDS encoding adenylate kinase encodes MKVVVVAGIPGSGSTTVLENTLEELDYISVNYGDVMLEIVIEKGLVEHRDEIRTLSPDIQKDIQRAAAKSIRERSRENNIIVDTHCTIKTPAGFLPGLPVWVLEELEPDMFILIEADAEEIFTRRISDKTRNRDMESLQEIDLHQQMNRAAAMAYATLTGATVKIVKNHNNQLESAVGEMKSVLM; translated from the coding sequence ATGAAGGTTGTTGTAGTTGCAGGCATACCGGGTTCAGGAAGCACAACGGTCCTCGAAAACACACTTGAAGAACTGGATTACATCAGCGTGAATTACGGGGACGTGATGCTGGAGATAGTCATTGAGAAGGGGCTTGTTGAACACAGGGATGAGATCAGGACACTCTCCCCCGACATCCAGAAGGATATACAGAGGGCTGCTGCGAAAAGTATAAGAGAAAGGTCACGGGAAAATAATATAATCGTTGACACACACTGCACAATAAAGACACCTGCTGGTTTTCTACCAGGGCTTCCGGTATGGGTTCTTGAGGAACTGGAACCGGACATGTTCATACTTATAGAGGCGGATGCAGAGGAAATCTTCACAAGGAGAATAAGTGATAAAACAAGGAACAGGGACATGGAGTCCCTTCAGGAGATAGACCTCCATCAGCAGATGAACAGGGCCGCTGCAATGGCCTATGCAACCCTCACCGGGGCGACCGTAAAGATAGTTAAGAATCATAACAACCAGCTTGAGTCTGCAGTTGGTGAGATGAAAAGTGTTCTGATGTAA
- a CDS encoding 50S ribosomal protein L14e: MAAIEVGRVCIKTAGREAGEKCVILDIIDKNFVEVVGVNVKNRRCNINHLEPTEKKIEIKSEDVEEIKKELESLE, encoded by the coding sequence ATGGCAGCAATAGAAGTAGGAAGAGTATGTATAAAAACCGCAGGAAGAGAAGCCGGTGAAAAATGTGTGATACTCGACATCATCGACAAAAACTTTGTTGAAGTGGTGGGAGTCAACGTTAAAAACAGAAGGTGCAACATAAACCACCTTGAACCCACCGAAAAGAAGATTGAAATCAAATCAGAGGATGTTGAGGAGATAAAGAAGGAACTGGAATCCCTTGAATAA
- a CDS encoding 50S ribosomal protein L34e — MPELRYRSRSYKRIFKKTPGGRTVIHYRRKKPSKHVCAGCGKPLHGVPRGRPYEIRKLAKSKKRPNRPYGGYYCSSCARKVFKREARS; from the coding sequence ATGCCAGAATTAAGATACAGATCCAGATCATATAAGAGAATCTTCAAGAAAACCCCTGGAGGAAGAACGGTTATCCATTACCGAAGGAAAAAACCATCAAAGCATGTCTGTGCCGGATGTGGAAAACCACTACATGGTGTTCCCAGGGGAAGACCCTACGAGATAAGGAAACTCGCCAAATCCAAGAAGAGACCCAACAGGCCATACGGCGGGTACTACTGTTCAAGCTGCGCCCGCAAAGTCTTCAAGAGAGAGGCAAGGTCCTGA
- the eno gene encoding phosphopyruvate hydratase, translating to MESIIEDVRVRKILDSRGNSTVEVDVVTWNGFGRAAAPSGASTGSREVVAFPSGGVDEIITEVEDIISSELIGMDAEDLQDIDLVLKEIDGTENLSSLGGNTVVAVSMAVAKAAASSYNMPLYRFLGGNLATCIPYPLGNMINGGAHAGKNAPDIQEFLVVPTGAEDISEAVFANAAVHKKIKELIQKKDPSFTGGKGDEGGWVPNISNHDALEIQVTACEEVTDELGVRVRPSLDLAASEFWDSEQEKYVYKQENVSKDTGEQVDFVREIIETYDMYYVEDPFHEGDFEGFAELTAQVGDSCIICGDDIFVTNREILAEGIAMGAANAIIIKPNQIGTLTDTYLTVKLARENQYTPVVSHRSGETTDETIAHLAVAFGAPLIKTGAIGGERIAKLNELIRIQEEIPYSRMAELPFTE from the coding sequence GTGGAAAGTATCATTGAAGATGTTAGAGTAAGGAAGATCCTTGATAGCAGAGGAAACTCCACGGTTGAGGTTGATGTTGTAACCTGGAATGGCTTTGGAAGGGCGGCAGCCCCGAGCGGTGCCAGTACAGGTTCAAGGGAGGTTGTTGCCTTCCCATCAGGTGGGGTGGATGAGATAATAACAGAGGTTGAGGATATAATCTCCTCAGAACTCATAGGGATGGACGCGGAGGACCTCCAGGACATAGACCTTGTTCTTAAGGAGATCGACGGCACAGAAAACCTGTCATCCCTGGGCGGCAACACCGTGGTTGCTGTTTCCATGGCAGTTGCCAAGGCAGCGGCATCATCATACAACATGCCCCTCTACAGGTTCCTGGGCGGAAACCTTGCAACATGCATACCCTACCCCCTGGGTAACATGATAAACGGAGGCGCCCATGCAGGAAAAAACGCCCCCGATATACAGGAGTTCCTTGTTGTCCCAACAGGGGCGGAGGACATATCAGAGGCGGTATTCGCGAATGCAGCTGTACATAAGAAGATAAAGGAACTGATACAGAAGAAGGACCCATCATTCACCGGAGGTAAGGGTGATGAGGGTGGCTGGGTGCCAAACATTTCAAACCATGACGCCCTTGAAATACAGGTAACCGCCTGTGAGGAGGTCACCGATGAACTGGGAGTCAGGGTGAGACCATCACTGGACCTTGCAGCAAGCGAATTCTGGGACTCTGAACAGGAAAAATACGTTTACAAGCAGGAGAATGTCAGTAAGGATACTGGTGAACAGGTGGACTTTGTCAGGGAGATAATTGAAACCTATGACATGTACTACGTTGAGGACCCCTTCCATGAAGGGGACTTTGAGGGCTTCGCCGAGCTCACAGCACAAGTCGGTGACAGCTGCATAATCTGCGGTGACGACATATTCGTGACCAACAGAGAGATACTCGCCGAGGGCATAGCCATGGGCGCGGCCAACGCAATAATCATCAAGCCCAACCAGATAGGTACACTCACCGACACCTACCTGACGGTTAAACTCGCCAGGGAGAACCAGTACACACCCGTCGTATCCCACAGGTCAGGTGAAACAACCGATGAGACAATAGCCCACCTTGCAGTGGCATTCGGAGCACCCCTCATCAAGACAGGCGCCATTGGCGGTGAAAGGATAGCCAAACTCAACGAACTTATACGTATACAGGAAGAAATTCCATACTCAAGGATGGCTGAACTGCCATTCACTGAATAA
- a CDS encoding 30S ribosomal protein S4 — MGHPRKARKKYDTPPHPWNAERIKEENRLVSKYGLKNKKEVWKAETMVRRYRRDARYLLGLSGEHTKTEREQLLGHLVRAGILNEGAKLEDVLDLTVEDVLRRRLQTIVHKRGLARTVNEARQLVVHGHITLNGKKLDAPGYLVKRGEEDKIGFYPSSPMKKQMEAAQDAE, encoded by the coding sequence ATGGGACATCCACGTAAAGCAAGAAAAAAATATGATACTCCACCTCACCCATGGAACGCTGAAAGGATAAAGGAAGAAAACAGGCTTGTATCAAAGTACGGCCTTAAAAACAAGAAGGAAGTCTGGAAGGCAGAGACGATGGTGAGGAGATACAGGAGGGACGCAAGGTACCTCCTTGGTCTATCAGGCGAACACACAAAGACAGAAAGGGAGCAGCTCCTCGGCCACCTTGTAAGGGCAGGGATACTCAATGAGGGAGCCAAACTCGAAGACGTCCTGGACCTCACCGTTGAGGATGTGCTCAGAAGGAGACTCCAGACCATCGTCCACAAGAGGGGCCTTGCAAGGACCGTGAATGAGGCAAGGCAGCTGGTTGTCCATGGCCACATAACCCTGAACGGAAAAAAACTTGACGCCCCAGGCTACCTTGTTAAAAGGGGAGAAGAGGATAAGATAGGATTCTACCCCTCATCCCCAATGAAAAAACAGATGGAAGCAGCCCAGGACGCTGAATAA
- a CDS encoding DNA-directed RNA polymerase subunit N → MIPVRCLSCGKPVSAYFNEYQERVADGEDPGKVLDDLGLKRYCCRRMLISHVETW, encoded by the coding sequence ATGATTCCAGTAAGATGTTTAAGCTGCGGAAAACCTGTATCAGCCTATTTCAATGAGTATCAGGAGAGAGTGGCTGATGGCGAAGACCCTGGAAAGGTCCTTGATGACCTGGGTCTTAAGAGGTACTGTTGCAGGAGAATGTTAATTTCACACGTTGAGACATGGTAG
- a CDS encoding DNA-directed RNA polymerase subunit K: protein MASKKLTRFERARLIGARALQISMGARPLVDIEESLDPVDIARKELEKKVIPLDVRRDK from the coding sequence ATGGCGTCAAAAAAACTTACACGTTTTGAAAGGGCAAGGCTGATAGGTGCCAGGGCACTTCAGATATCAATGGGTGCAAGGCCCCTCGTTGATATTGAGGAGTCACTGGACCCTGTTGACATAGCCCGGAAGGAACTTGAAAAGAAGGTTATACCACTGGACGTTAGAAGAGATAAATAA
- a CDS encoding DNA-directed RNA polymerase subunit D, whose protein sequence is MDIAVKEKTDTEMVFVVTGVTVPFINAIRRTCMMEVPKLAIEYVNMYKNDAKMFDEVLAHRLGLVPLAAEQELMDTLNMPEECECEEYCPECSVSLTLKKEGPGVVYSGDLSPETPSVKPAFKDIPLVKLGDEDEVELEAIAQLGTGREHAKWEPTTACAYKYYPRIVFRENCDECLECVDACPRGVLGEEDGKPAVLDTENCSMCKSCLRACDKGAVDVGYEEGKFIFRIETDGSVDPRDVLLKACDILREKAENIIAFCEGG, encoded by the coding sequence ATGGATATCGCTGTTAAGGAAAAAACTGACACCGAAATGGTCTTTGTGGTAACCGGCGTCACAGTTCCATTCATAAATGCCATAAGAAGGACCTGCATGATGGAGGTCCCAAAGCTGGCAATTGAATACGTGAACATGTACAAAAACGACGCCAAAATGTTCGACGAGGTACTTGCCCACAGGCTTGGACTCGTACCCCTCGCTGCCGAACAGGAACTCATGGACACTCTTAACATGCCTGAGGAATGTGAGTGTGAGGAGTACTGCCCGGAGTGCAGCGTCTCCCTGACCCTCAAAAAGGAGGGGCCCGGTGTGGTCTACTCAGGGGACCTCTCACCGGAGACACCATCGGTCAAACCCGCCTTCAAGGACATACCCCTCGTGAAACTTGGAGATGAAGATGAGGTTGAACTTGAGGCAATCGCACAGCTTGGAACAGGAAGGGAACATGCAAAATGGGAACCAACAACTGCATGCGCATACAAGTACTACCCCAGGATAGTTTTCAGGGAGAACTGTGACGAATGCCTTGAATGTGTCGATGCATGTCCAAGGGGAGTTCTTGGAGAGGAAGATGGTAAACCAGCGGTCCTTGACACTGAGAACTGTTCAATGTGTAAGAGCTGTCTGAGGGCGTGCGATAAAGGGGCAGTAGATGTGGGATACGAGGAAGGTAAGTTCATATTCAGGATAGAGACCGACGGATCAGTTGACCCCAGGGATGTTCTCTTAAAGGCATGCGATATCCTAAGGGAAAAGGCAGAGAATATTATAGCATTTTGTGAAGGAGGCTAA
- a CDS encoding 30S ribosomal protein S11 — protein sequence MAEKEKWGIANIYSSFNNTIITITDITGAETITQWSGGKVVRADRQESSPFAAMEAATRAADDAKEEGIVGLHIKVRAPGGNGPRTPGPGAQAAIRALARAGMRIGKIEDVTPIPHDGTGRPGGKRGRRV from the coding sequence ATGGCTGAAAAGGAAAAATGGGGAATAGCAAACATTTACTCATCATTCAACAACACCATAATCACCATAACAGATATAACCGGTGCAGAGACCATCACACAGTGGTCAGGTGGTAAGGTTGTCAGGGCCGACCGTCAGGAATCATCACCCTTCGCTGCAATGGAAGCCGCCACAAGGGCAGCTGATGATGCAAAGGAGGAGGGCATAGTTGGCCTACACATCAAGGTCAGGGCACCAGGCGGAAACGGTCCAAGGACACCCGGACCCGGTGCACAAGCAGCTATAAGGGCCCTTGCAAGGGCTGGAATGAGGATAGGTAAAATTGAGGATGTAACTCCCATACCTCACGATGGAACAGGAAGACCTGGAGGTAAGAGGGGAAGAAGGGTCTAA
- a CDS encoding uL15m family ribosomal protein, with protein MIRKRRKITRMRGSRTVGGGCSKKRRGAGHRGGRGQAGGHKHHWSWIVKYDPKHFGKYGFKKPQKLIKRPETVNLAYLDEKIPELLESGVAVEENGMIVIDVTELGFEKILGSGRLTRPVHVKAYEFSESAAEKIEEAGGMAEIIE; from the coding sequence ATGATCAGAAAAAGACGAAAGATCACAAGGATGAGGGGTTCACGAACCGTTGGCGGAGGATGCTCCAAGAAGAGAAGGGGAGCAGGTCACCGCGGTGGTAGAGGACAGGCGGGCGGACACAAGCACCACTGGTCCTGGATAGTCAAGTACGACCCCAAACACTTTGGAAAATACGGGTTCAAGAAGCCTCAGAAACTCATAAAGAGACCTGAAACAGTGAACCTTGCTTACCTTGATGAGAAGATACCTGAACTCCTTGAAAGTGGCGTTGCAGTTGAAGAAAACGGCATGATCGTCATAGACGTTACAGAGCTCGGCTTTGAAAAGATCCTTGGAAGCGGCAGGCTCACAAGACCTGTGCATGTGAAGGCATACGAGTTCTCAGAGAGTGCTGCTGAGAAGATAGAGGAAGCCGGAGGAATGGCTGAAATCATAGAATAA
- the cmk gene encoding (d)CMP kinase produces the protein MIITIGGLAGTGTTTVARILSERLGIPCVSAGDVFRQMAAEKNMDLLEFSKLAEENPEIDIEIDRRQARLADENEDLILEGRLSAHFTRADLKVLLIAPFDVRAQRISVRESKDIETVKEEIRIREESEAQRYLEIHGIDVDDLDVYDIVINTSHFDADRVAEIIIKVTEVI, from the coding sequence ATGATCATAACCATCGGTGGTCTGGCAGGCACCGGTACAACAACCGTTGCCAGGATACTTTCTGAGAGGCTTGGAATTCCATGCGTTTCTGCGGGGGACGTGTTCAGGCAGATGGCTGCTGAGAAGAACATGGACCTCCTGGAATTCAGTAAACTAGCCGAGGAAAACCCTGAAATCGATATTGAAATAGATCGCAGGCAGGCCAGACTTGCAGATGAAAATGAGGACCTCATCCTTGAGGGAAGGCTCTCGGCACACTTCACCAGGGCGGACCTCAAGGTTCTTCTGATAGCCCCCTTTGATGTCAGGGCGCAGCGTATAAGTGTAAGGGAATCCAAGGACATTGAAACAGTGAAGGAAGAGATCCGCATACGTGAGGAGAGTGAAGCCCAGAGGTACCTGGAGATTCATGGAATCGATGTGGATGACCTTGACGTGTATGACATTGTAATAAACACCAGCCATTTTGACGCTGATAGGGTGGCTGAGATCATAATAAAAGTTACTGAGGTGATTTAA
- a CDS encoding 30S ribosomal protein S13, translating to MEEEFKHMVRIARKDIDGNKTMENALTSVKGVGKALSRAIIMSAGYDLNQRIGYLSDEEIERLEEAIKNPAKYNIPSWIVNRRNDYETGEDKHLIESDLDMCLREDLNRMRKTRSYKGRRHELGLPVRGQRTKSTFRKGSSVGVRRKKR from the coding sequence ATGGAAGAAGAATTCAAGCATATGGTTCGTATTGCCAGGAAGGACATAGATGGTAATAAGACCATGGAAAATGCCCTTACAAGTGTAAAGGGTGTTGGTAAGGCTCTTTCAAGGGCAATAATCATGTCAGCAGGATACGATCTTAACCAGAGAATAGGTTACCTTTCCGATGAGGAAATAGAAAGACTTGAAGAGGCTATAAAGAACCCTGCAAAGTACAACATCCCCTCATGGATTGTTAACAGGCGTAACGATTATGAGACCGGTGAGGACAAGCACCTCATAGAGTCAGACCTTGACATGTGCCTCAGAGAGGACCTTAACAGGATGAGGAAAACAAGGAGCTACAAGGGAAGAAGGCACGAACTGGGCCTGCCTGTCAGGGGACAGAGGACAAAATCCACATTCAGGAAGGGTTCATCTGTCGGTGTAAGAAGGAAGAAGAGATAG
- a CDS encoding 50S ribosomal protein L18e, translating to MVRQITKTNPNLLKLIRNLRKKSSQEGAAIWKDVARRLERPTRRRAAVNLSKINRHSDENETVLVPGKVLGSGSLDHSVQVVALSFSKAARDKIERAGGECLTLGSVVEENQAIKNIKIIE from the coding sequence ATGGTAAGGCAGATTACCAAAACAAATCCCAATCTTCTAAAACTCATACGTAATCTCAGGAAAAAGTCGTCCCAGGAAGGCGCAGCCATATGGAAGGACGTTGCCAGAAGGCTTGAGAGGCCTACACGCAGAAGGGCTGCAGTCAACCTGTCAAAGATAAACAGGCACTCAGATGAAAATGAAACAGTACTTGTACCTGGAAAGGTTCTTGGCAGCGGAAGCCTTGACCACAGTGTCCAGGTCGTTGCCCTGTCATTTTCAAAGGCAGCCAGGGATAAAATAGAAAGGGCCGGTGGAGAGTGCCTGACCCTCGGAAGCGTAGTTGAGGAAAACCAGGCCATAAAGAACATAAAGATAATAGAATAA
- a CDS encoding 30S ribosomal protein S9 translates to MKKVIHTSGKRKTAIARGTIREGKGRVRINKVPVELYTPELARLKIMEPLKLAGEAAGDVDINVRVVGGGVVGQAEAARMVIAKGLVEWTGDMDLKERFVQYDRTMLVGDPRRSEPKKYGGRGARARRQKSYR, encoded by the coding sequence ATGAAAAAGGTTATTCATACAAGTGGTAAGAGGAAAACCGCCATTGCAAGGGGGACCATCAGGGAAGGTAAAGGTAGGGTAAGGATCAACAAGGTCCCTGTGGAACTCTACACACCTGAACTTGCAAGGCTCAAGATCATGGAGCCACTCAAACTTGCAGGCGAAGCTGCCGGTGACGTCGACATAAACGTCAGGGTCGTTGGCGGTGGAGTTGTTGGTCAGGCAGAGGCTGCAAGGATGGTCATCGCCAAGGGCCTTGTCGAGTGGACAGGTGACATGGACCTCAAGGAAAGGTTCGTACAGTATGACAGGACAATGCTTGTAGGGGATCCAAGGCGTTCAGAACCCAAAAAGTACGGTGGCCGGGGAGCCCGTGCAAGGAGACAGAAGAGTTACAGGTAA